In the genome of Kwoniella shandongensis chromosome 6, complete sequence, one region contains:
- a CDS encoding GTP-binding protein rhoA, with amino-acid sequence MSGEIRRKLVIVGDGACGKTCLLIVFSKGMFPEVYVPTVFENYVADVEVEGKKVELALWDTAGQEDYDRLRPLSYPDSHVILICFAIDSPDSLDNVQEKWISEVHHFCQNLPVILVACKKDLRQDPKTINDLQRMNQRPVQTGEGQDVARKINAQAYVECSAKTGEGVRLVFETATKFALLSKKGKGPKSGKGKGCVVL; translated from the exons ATGTCAGGAGAAATCAGGCGGAAGTTGGTCATCGTAG GTGATGGTGCATGCGGTAAAACATGTCT tctcatcgtcttcagcaAGGGCATGTTCCCAGAG GTCTACGTCCCTACCGTCTTCGAGAACTATGTTGCCgatgtcgaggttgagggaaagaaggtcgagttGGCTCTTTGGGATACTGCtggtcag GAAGACTACGA CCGTCTTCGACCTTTGTCTTACCCCGACTCTCATGTGATCCTCATCTGTTTCGCCATCGACTCTCCGGACTCTCTCGATAACGTTCAAGAAAAG TGGATCTCAGAAGTCCACCACTTCTGTCAGAACCTCCCCGTCATCCTTGTCGCGTGCAAGAAGGATCTTCGACAGGACCCAAAGACCATCAACGATCTTCAACGAATGAACCAAAGGCCCGTTCAGACTGGAGAAGGTCAGGATGTTGCCCGGAAGATCAACGCGCAAGCATACGTCGAGTGCAGTGCTAAGACCGGCGAGGGAGTCAGGCTGGTATTTGAGACTGCTACCAAGTTTGCTttgctg agcaagaagggcaagggtcCCAAGAGcggcaagggcaagggttGCGTCGTGCTCTAG
- a CDS encoding replication factor C subunit 4: protein MFEIEIPLIYIFISKRDTMASSSKGDVVPVTAKFVDAEGYEMPWVEKYRPVLLDDIVGNSETVERLKVIAEDGNVPHIIISGMPGIGKTTSIHCLAHALLGDAYKEGVLELNASDERGIDVVRNKIKSFAQRKVTLPPGRHKIIILDEADSMTAGAQQALRRTMEIYSNTTRFALACNMSNKIIEPIQSRCAILRYSKLRDAEVLKRLKEICEMEQVKYNDQGLAALIFTAEGDMRQAINNLQSTHSGFGFISQDNVFKICDQPHPIVIRQMIKDCQSGNVDDALARINGLWEQGYSAVDIVVTVFRVVKGMEELAEYLKLEFIREIGWTHMRILEGVGTLVQLGAMIARLCRLSLPPGTLKI from the exons ATGTTCGAGATCGAAATACCATTGATTTACATCTTCATTTC GAAAAGGGACACGATGGCATCGTCTTCAAAGGGTGATGTTGTACCTGTGACTGCCAAATTCGTCGATGCGGAGGGGTACGAGATGCCATG GGTGGAGAAATATCGACCTGTGTTGTTGGACGATATCGTTGGGAATTCAGAGACAgtggagagattgaaggtCATTGCGGAGGATGGAAACGTGCCTCATATCATAATATCA GGTATGCCAGGTATCGGTAAAACCACCTCAATCCACTGTCTCGCCCACGCTCTCCTCGGCGACGCATACAAAGAAGGTGTACTCGAGCTCAACGCTTCGGATGAACG TGGTATCGACGTGGTTAGGAACAAAATCAAGAGTTTCGCTCAGAGAAAGGTGACGCTGCCCCCTGGGAGACATAAGATCATCATATTGGACGAGGCGGATTC GATGACAGCAGGAGCCCAACAAGCCCTCCGAAGAACGATGGAGATATACTCCAACACTACCCGATTCGCTCTCGCGTGCAACATGTCCAACAAGATCATTGAACCTATACAATCGCGATGTGCGATTTTGAGATATAGCAAGTTGAGAGATGCAGAGGTGTTGAAGCGATTGAAAGAGATTTGTGAGATGGAGCAG GTCAAATACAACGACCAAGGACTTGCCGCTCTCATCTTCACAGCCGAAGGGGACATGCGACAAGCTATCAACAACCTTCAATCCACTCACTCAGGTTTCGGATTCATCTCACAAGACAACGTCTTCAAAATCTGCGATCAACCGCACCCTATAGTCATTCGACAGATGATAAAAGATTGTCAGAGTGGGAACGTCGATGATGCCCTGGCTAGGATCAATGGGTTGTGGGAACAAGGGTATAGCGCGGTGGATATCGTCGTCACGGTTTTCagggtggtgaaggggatggaAGAATTGGCAGAGTACTTGAAATTGGAGTTTataagg GAGATTGGCTGGACACATATGCGTATTCTCGAAGGCGTCGGAACGCTCGTCCAGCTTGGTGCTATGATCGCTCGTCTGTGTAGATTGAGTCTGCCACCTGGAACACTCAAAATATAA